In one Scomber japonicus isolate fScoJap1 chromosome 6, fScoJap1.pri, whole genome shotgun sequence genomic region, the following are encoded:
- the LOC128360167 gene encoding claudin-4-like codes for MYSAGLEILGMILAVAGWLGVMVACGLPMWRVAAYIGQNIVISQVIWEGLWMNCSVQSTGQMHCKVHDSMLGLPVDLQAARALVIVSLVLCIMGISLSVAGAKCTNCSQDVSSKPRLVLAAGVIFIVAGLLLLVAVSWTAHAIVLGFYDPMLEETGKREFGNALYFGWAASCLLILGGALLCCSCPPKTATAQSGSGSAPPRVDYSTLKTMSVNGYTRRDYV; via the coding sequence ATGTACTCTGCAGGTTTGGAGATCCTTGGGATGATCCTGGCTGTGGCCGGTTGGCTGGGGGTGATGGTGGCTTGTGGCCTGCCTATGTGGCGGGTGGCTGCCTATATCGGTCAGAACATTGTCATCTCTCAAGTGATCTGGGAAGGCTTGTGGATGAATTGCTCGGTGCAGAGTACGGGCCAGATGCACTGCAAGGTACACGACTCCATGCTGGGGCTGCCAGTGGACCTACAGGCGGCTCGTGCCTTAGTTATCGTGTCCTTGGTGCTCTGCATTATGGGGATCAGTCTGTCAGTggctggtgccaagtgcactaACTGTAGCCAGGATGTGAGCAGTAAACCTCGACTCGTGCTGGCCGCTGGAGTAATCTTCATAGTTGCTGGACTGCTGCTATTGGTGGCTGTTTCGTGGACAGCCCACGCCATCGTACTGGGCTTCTATGACCCAATGCTGGAGGAGACGGGTAAAAGGGAGTTTGGTAACGCTCTGTACTTTGGCTGGGCTGCCTCCTGCCTGCTCATCCTAGGAGGTGCACTGCTCTGTTGCTCCTGCCCTCCAAAAACAGCCACAGCACAAAGCGGCAGTGGCTCTGCGCCTCCCCGAGTGGACTATTCAACTCTCAAGACCATGTCAGTCAACGGCTACACCAGAAGAGACTATGTATGA
- the LOC128360172 gene encoding claudin-3-like, whose translation MPSLGLEILGVILAILGWISAIASCILPMWKVSAFIGTNIVTAQITWEGIWMSCVVQSTGQMQCKLYDSMLALSGDLQAARALTIISIVVGFVGLLVAMMGAKCTNCVEEGAAKARVMIAAGVTFITSSVTQLIPVSWSAHTIISQFYNPIIMDSMKGDIGLELIGIALCILGWIISIVACALPMWRVTAFIGSNIVTAQIIWEGLWMTCVVQSTGQMQCKVYDSMLALSQDLQAARALTVISILLALLAVLIAIAGAKCTNCIEDEASKAKVMIISGVFFIVSGVMQLIPVSWSANTIIRDFYNPLLPDAQRRELGSALYIGFAAAALLVLGGGLLCCSCPPRETRYNPSRMVYSAPRSAGGPGLERKDYV comes from the exons ATGCCTTCACTGGGACTGGAGATACTTGGAGTGATTCTGGCTATCCTCGGATGGATCTCAGCCATTGCATCTTGCATCTTGCCCATGTGGAAGGTGTCAGCTTTCATCGGGACAAACATAGTCACGGCTCAGATCACATGGGAGGGCATCTGGATGAGTTGCGTGGTCCAGAGCACAGGTCAGATGCAATGTAAACTCTACGACTCCATGTTGGCCCTAAGTGGCGATCTTCAGGCCGCCCGTGCCCTCACTATTATCTCCATCGTTGTGGGCTTTGTGGGACTCCTGGTTGCCATGATGGGGGCAAAATGCACCAACTGTGTGGAGGAAGGGGCAGCGAAAGCTCGGGTGATGATAGCTGCCGGGGTGACCTTCATCACGTCTTCTGTGACCCAGCTGATCCCTGTGTCATGGTCAGCCCATACCATCATTTCGCAGTTCTATAATCCAATTATAATGGATTCAATGAAGGGAGATATAG GGCTGGAGTTGATAGGCATCGCCCTGTGCATTTTGGGATGGATTATTTCCATTGTGGCATGCGCCCTCCCCATGTGGAGGGTGACGGCCTTCATCGGCAGCAACATCGTGACGGCTCAGATCATCTGGGAAGGCCTGTGGATGACCTGCGTAGTCCAGAGCACAGGCCAGATGCAGTGTAAGGTCTACGACTCCATGCTCGCCCTCTCCCAGGACCTCCAAGCTGCCCGTGCCCTCACCGTCATCTCCATCCTGTTAGCCCTCCTGGCTGTGCTCATCGCCATCGCTGGAGCAAAGTGCACCAACTGCATTGAGGATGAGGCGTCAAAGGCCAAGGTGATGATCATCTCGGGGGTCTTCTTCATTGTATCAGGGGTCATGCAGCTCATTCCTGTGTCCTGGTCGGCCAACACCATAATCAGGGACTTCTACAACCCTTTACTTCCTGATGCCCAAAGGAGAGAGCTGGGGTCTGCGCTGTACATCGGCTTTGCGGCCGCTGCCCTCCTGGTTCTTGGTGGTGGACTCCTTTGCTGCTCCTGTCCACCACGTGAAACCAGATACAACCCTTCACGAATGGTATACTCTGCCCCGCGGTCTGCAGGTGGTCCAGGGTTAGAACGGAAAGACTATGTATGA